Proteins found in one Megachile rotundata isolate GNS110a chromosome 14, iyMegRotu1, whole genome shotgun sequence genomic segment:
- the LOC143265749 gene encoding uncharacterized protein LOC143265749 — translation MATGSPSMLQSFGDAPFNVVQARKSFDAHGFSTLRFLFTFFLHFFVLFFCVHDPTFAHDDARTQQAERPEDSPEDAREDARRIEQEAKDKRISELEAKASSLEKKLLLKEQSGYSKKIKDARNSMEDNEGWKKELELKNRRIAELEDELVECKSEKNSNNEYTQSLKLLDELKEEKDSWKKEMEVKTRRIEQLEDEIERLKVLLDENGQTFKDDETKAHDDDELWKLEIEAKNRRIVELEQEMVSLENFLREHADTESVRDLEIMIERKVRRIEELEDTVAEFEDFLKQNPDVKELHDLRCQVTAGNRRIQELERWIQKNGDNREKRIDQERVVELEKMVTQLEEYVKEHNVDVLKRKLQDRECRIDQLQERVGCLEKELLKIKGSQGNASKDYQDKGTSAKPEDLASDHAEENVNELHEKMKRMEHTLSEKDNKIQEYEQQIVENKEEITKLKKETAMLKKELSEYDDIGVLKEEIRVRDERIQQLEDELDSLERAFSERIDLEQIEELVNVIKEKEDKEKQLSKDLLEKRNKIEELSEALRESVVIASDGERKLKNEEKLRKDALQRVAKLEQRIASMQTASALKCSTCQPLLSKLHNYEKKLERLTEERTVQLEDLHQMKREALKAAVSEKDAHLALLELSGIKTVAQSEQAEQLKADRKRLLDMLKKEDEKSINSTEQPVSNDSEGTPQLLTKLLETSDEEEILNEHSDSSSPRPATRNGDSCSHSKKTSKGS, via the exons ATGGCGACCGGAAGTCCTTCCATGTTGCAGTCATTCGGAGACGCACCGTTTAACGTCGTTCAAGCACGAAAATCGTTCGACGCACACGGGTTTTCGACCCTGCGTTTCCTTTTCACTTTTTTCCTTCActttttcgttctttttttttgcgTTCACGACCCAACCTTCGCACACGACGATGCACGCACACAGCAAGCCGAGCGCCCCGAGGACAGCCCCGAGGACGCGAGAGAAGACGCCAGAAGAATCGAGCAGGAGGCGAAAGACAAGCGCATAAGCGAGTTGGAGGCGAAAGCGTCCTCGTTGGAGAAGAAGTTGTTGCTGAAGGAGCAATCCGGGTACTCGAAGAAGATCAAGGACGCGAGGAACAGTATGGAGGACAACGAAGGATGGAAGAAGGAGCTTGAGCTGAAGAACAGACGAATCGCCGAGTTGGAGGACGAATTGGTCGAATGCAAAAGCGAGAAGAACAGCAACAACGAGTACACGCAGAGCCTGAAGCTGTTGGACGAGCTGAAGGAGGAGAAAGACTCGTGGAAAAAGGAAATGGAGGTGAAAACAAGGCGCATAGAACAGCTGGAAGATGAAATAGAGCGTCTGAAGGTACTACTAGACGAGAACGGGCAAACGTTCAAGGACGACGAGACGAAGGCCCATGACGATGACGAGCTCTGGAAGCTGGAAATAGAGGCGAAGAATCGAAGGATCGTCGAGTTGGAGCAGGAAATGGTGTCTCTGGAAAACTTTCTCAGGGAACACGCTGATACAGAGAGTGTACGAGACCTGGAGATCATGATCGAGAGGAAGGTGAGGAGGATCGAGGAACTGGAGGACACTGTGGCGGAATTCGAAGACTTTCTCAAGCAAAATCCAGATGTTAAGGAGCTGCATGATCTACGTTGCCAAGTGACCGCAGGAAATAGGAGGATACAGGAGCTGGAGAGGTGGATTCAGAAGAACGGGGATAATAGGGAGAAGAGGATCGATCAGGAGAGGGTCGTCGAATTGGAGAAGATGGTCACGCAGTTGGAGGAATACGTGAAGGAGCATAATGTTGATGTGCTGAAGAGGAAGCTGCAGGATCGTGAATGCAGGATCGATCAACTTCAGGAGCGAGTTGGCTGCTTGGAAAAGGAGCTGTTGAAGATTAAAGGAAGTCAAG GAAATGCTTCGAAAGATTACCAAGACAAAGGAACATCCGCAAAGCCAGAAGACCTTGCCAGCGACCATGCCGAAGAAAATGTGAACGAGTTACATGAGAAGATGAAGAGAATGGAACACACGCTATCCGAAAAGGATAACAAGATCCAAGAATATGAACAGCAAATTGTCGAGAACAAGGAAGAGATAACGAAGCTCAAGAAGGAGACAGCTATGTTGAAAAAGGAGCTCAGCGAATACGATGACATTGGTGTCTTAAAGGAGGAGATCAGAGTGAGAGATGAAAGGATTCAGCAGCTCGAGGATGAGCTGGACTCTCTGGAACGAGCCTTCAGCGAGAGAATCGATTTAGAGCAGATCGAAGAGCTTGTAAACGTGATCAAAGAGAAGGAGGACAAGGAGAAACAGTTGTCGAAGGATTTGCTGGAGAAGAGAAATAAAATTGAGGAGCTGAGCGAAGCTCTTCGGGAAAGTGTCGTTATTGCGAGCGATGGGGAGAGGAAGCTGAAGAACGAGGAGAAGTTGAGGAAGGACGCTCTTCAGAGA GTAGCTAAGTTGGAGCAGAGAATCGCATCGATGCAGACAGCTTCAGCCCTAAAGTGCAGCACCTGTCAGCCACTTCTTTCCAAGCTGCACAACTACGAAAAGAAGCTGGAACGTTTGACCGAAGAGAGAACCGTACAGCTCGAAGATCTTCATCAAATGAA ACGCGAAGCTCTGAAAGCTGCAGTCTCTGAAAAGGACGCTCATCTGGCGCTGCTGGAGCTTTCAGGAATAAAAACTGTCGCTCAGTCTGAGCAAGCAGAGCAATTGAAGGCAGATAGGAAGAGGCTACTGGACATGCTGAAGAAAGAG GACGAGAAAAGCATAAATTCGACAGAACAGCCCGTTTCGAACGATTCGGAGGGAACACCACAGTTACTGACGAAGCTTTTGGAAACGTCTGACGAGGAAGAAATTCTGAATGAACATAGTGATTCGAGTTCGCCGAGACCAGCCACAAGAAATGGCGACAGCTGCAGTCATTC AAAGAAGACGTCGAAGGGATCgtag
- the LOC100878991 gene encoding LOW QUALITY PROTEIN: adenylate cyclase type 10 (The sequence of the model RefSeq protein was modified relative to this genomic sequence to represent the inferred CDS: deleted 1 base in 1 codon; substituted 1 base at 1 genomic stop codon), translating to MAHKSKAAQLRLEYHTKIFASMCPDEILDHYDDYQTRMYYTTLMLGDVSGFTDLAEKYTKTGKGGPSKLTETLNSYIGAMVQEILSHNGDVLKFSGDAFIVMWKLHEGMMMRDLAIEAMQTACIIQKHFGTYETDVGVVLKVKLAIASGKTYFTSIGNPDTRSHYIITGQPVWDVKFAEGLCKGGDILVAPSSWQWVNPNEFIHEKLPDGVHTLILACTTMWYQPKEDDIPIGSSEGTTLLKIKFNKYEDTEFYADTEDSLFISSTTVDPLSKTLVSGGSYNSQIFKQVDYSLRPKVVKIARARLKDALRSYMLRPVVRSVEMDEPLEYLTEMRQVVILFINVITSNVGKRTLIALVNATYKQVCQIVDEMHGCVNKTSLFDKDLMFLCIFGLRGDKHELESQIGLRCASKVRSTLVEVDNVKSVTVGVTTGMTYCGVVGHILRREYTVIGMSVNKAARLMVAYRDKVVCDRESFLHSHLEARHFILQEPRYLKGITNIGPIYEFQEQYTVSDLVWNKYPLLGRDTEIKIFRSMLVKLIEYAKLRDKEDTARPKYNTLIIKGEPRIGKTRILDEFTQNIPLGIRCNYISLHTEDTKAPHSLAHLIFAVPLGFTVTSTRKEREDKLLSQLGKVKRPHYLCALNQPFNVRFSVSRRYNSLTAFEKQKVLRKFLSRLMRRSFTDLWIVIIDDAEYSDRESLMIFDVFTRRDNVFFVLAIGMKLSSEFKMNSELLSRAKVIELPGIDRWYHAGLACQILDVTGIPAELEKLIQERSFGNPGWIESYLVSLLQVGGLEIINISKKEANIKGYVLPPITMLKRYTFTSNNFFNNSYKSNRFMSQMMPDLGEDRDDRWQMYRTSFKVCYLLTLRFYGCYFRSFLQDSVISLMEYNTTMPTSRTDRENDEAIIAVCNLSENFTYDDVNPEITMDVMILKLFDSLTPLDQLLLKCASVIGETVNRHMLEHLMSVTSKREVGLAVLKLFEIRVFGCAIGDFSRNTGPIIFIRNMRNPSSEIDVFCNCIGLNIPEELEDLPRYASCGLMRFKMTMFRDTTYRLLTENQKMELHSQALKYLQQYTRRCVSCGEGQFAKLLGKISKKEERRKRTTNIDDIFGTVRFDEEPITKKEKKGEXIEIAPRCNYSLIIITEQKPFLSCLNIFRRVEKKPTVTFSDVDFTDCQCHLILMTVYTQILEHCRGIGNTEMTLTAILEFVEICLVNYNIPQARKLLTEGETVLSELFKSKEDEMVLLPYFTAKIQTLQGQCFLETGSIFEAEHILELALENLGYKFPRIEVVIDMNSMMQLTKLKMNLAYTKDWNMDTDEEAASSEYTEQLAVCLARMFDLFRIKGMKKHARLASIWSLNAALASNRNLFVLSTSYKNMLITAHMYQDRSVIPHLEQRSINICSESKEALEAQELNMVAELYTGIFFSRWVRGQISKATRIGFICSRIATAIGSMYLQLLIFPRLAHLLMVSCRHPEVVTQLRELEFVSRNDLDKSARTWYYALCADVHLDTGLTVLSFQSCEKYFLREGEQMISLHDPEAERRYFISMWLWCVRTEQWEAARVWSGRSVDSAPIMDEHTVAATITSCKKLEGLLILYVHRVNSRNAAATATMTEIKALLKEIKDVVKIVRIAIPRYMLMKAYYYMIQFHKSTALSLLRRLKKVCLKVENKMIHVWAMHCEKAWSGGISPVQQDMWNENAKSPVDVEWDEINVNESTMVSFTFPLPKYRN from the exons ATGGCACACAAATCGAAGGCAGCACAATTGAGACTGGAGTACCACACGAAAATATTTGCCTCGATGTGTCCTGACGAGATCTTAGATCACTATGACGACTACCAAACTAGGATGTACTATACCACTCTGATGCTAGGGGACGTGTCAG GTTTCACGGACCTCGCCGAGAAGTACACGAAAACCGGAAAGGGTGGTCCATCGAAGTTGACGGAGACTTTGAACAGTTATATCGGAGCGATGGTGCAGGAGATACTTTCTCACAATGGCGACGTGTTGAAGTTTTCTGGAGACGCTTTTATAGTGATGTGGAAGCTTCACGAAGGGATGATGATGAGGGATCTGGCTATTGAAGCCATGCAGACCGCTTGTATCATTCAGAAACATTTTGGGACTTATGAGACGGATGTTGGAGTTGTTCTTAAGG TAAAATTGGCGATTGCCTCTGGGAAGACGTACTTCACTTCCATTGGGAACCCAGACACCAGGTCTCATTACATCATCACGGGACAACCGGTGTGGGATGTTAAGTTCGCGGAAGGCCTCTGCAA GGGTGGAGATATCCTAGTGGCCCCCAGTAGCTGGCAATGGGTGAATCCGAACGAGTTCATCCACGAAAAGCTTCCAGACGGCGTACACACTCTGATACTCGCGTGCACCACCATGTGGTACCAGCCTAAAGAGGATGATATACCCATAGGTTCCTCCGAAGGTACAACTCTATTGAAAatcaaattcaataaat ACGAAGATACAGAATTCTACGCCGACACCGAAGACTCCCTGTTCATCTCCAGTACAACGGTCGATCCTCTATCCAAGACACTCGTCTCCGGCGGTAGTTACAACAGCCAAATTTTCAAGCAGGTCGACTACAGCT TACGTCCGAAAGTTGTGAAGATAGCAAGAGCTCGGTTGAAGGACGCTCTCAGAAGTTACATGCTGAGGCCTGTTGTGAGGTCCGTGGAGATGGACGAACCTTTAGAGTACCTAACCGAAATGAGGCAGGTGGTGATACTGTTCATTAATGTCATCACGTCGAATGTTGGGAAGAGGACACTCATTGCTTTGGTTAACGCCACGTACAAACAAGTCTGCCA AATTGTGGACGAAATGCACGGGTGCGTAAACAAAACCTCCCTCTTCGACAAGGATCTGATGTTCCTCTGCATCTTCGGTCTGAGAGGCGACAAACACGAGCTGGAGTCCCAGATAGGTCTCAGATGTGCTTCCAAGGTTCGGAGTACCTTAGTAGAAGTGGATAATGTCAAGTCAGTGACTGTAGGTGTCACAACAGGGATGACGTACTGTGGAGTTGTGGGTCATATCTTAAGGAGAGAGTACACTGTCATTGGAATGTCGGTGAACAAGGCTGCAAGACTCATGGTGGCGTATCGAGACAAG GTTGTTTGCGATCGAGAAAGTTTTCTGCATTCCCATTTAGAAGCCAGGCACTTCATTCTGCAGGAACCGAGGTATCTGAAAGGAATCACGAACATCGGTCCCATATACGAGTTCCAGGAACA ATACACCGTGTCGGATCTGGTTTGGAACAAGTACCCCTTGCTAGGTCGAGACACAGAAATTAAGATATTCAGAAGTATGCTGGTAAAACTGATAGAGTACGCGAAGCTGAGAGACAAGGAAGACACTGCCAGGCCAAAATACAACACCTTAATTATaaa AGGTGAACCACGAATTGGGAAGACAAGAATACTAGACGAGTTTACGCAGAACATTCCTCTGGGAATTCGCTGTAATTACATTTCCTTGCACACGGAAGACACCAAG GCCCCACACAGCTTGGCGCACCTAATATTCGCCGTGCCCCTCGGTTTCACCGTCACATCCACCCGAAAAGAGCGCGAAGACAAGCTACTTTCCCAACTAGGCAAAGTGAAGCGTCCCCACTACCTCTGCGCCCTGAATCAACCCTTCAACGTGCGTTTCTCGGTCAGCCGTCGATACAATTCGCTGACGGCATTCGAGAAGCAGAAGGTTCTACGGAAATTCTTGTCGAGACTGATGAGGAGAAGCTTCACGGACCTTTGGATCGTCATCATCGACGACGCGGAGTACAGCGATCGAGAGTCCTTGATGATCTTCGACGTTTTTACCAGAAGAGACAACGTGTTCTTTGTGCTGGCTATTGGAATGAAGCTCAGCAGCGAGTTCAAGATGAATTCTGAGCTTCTGAGCAGAGCTAAG GTCATCGAACTTCCGGGGATCGACAGATGGTACCACGCTGGCCTAGCCTGCCAGATCCTCGACGTGACCGGCATCCCAGCAGAGCTAGAAAA ACTCATACAAGAGAGGAGCTTCGGAAATCCAGGCTGGATCGAAAGCTACCTGGTGAGCCTCCTCCAAGTCGGAGGACTGGAGATAATAAACATCAGCAAGAAGGAGGCGAATATAAAGGGCTACGTATTACCTCCCATAACGATGCTAAAAAGGTACACATTCACatcaaataatttctttaataatagtTATAAATCCAATAGATTCATGTCGCAAATGATGCCTGACCTGGGAGAAGACCGAGACGACAGGTGGCAGATGTACAGAACGAGCTTCAaagtttgttatttattaacacTTCGTTTTTATGGTTGCTATTTTCGTTCGTTTCTTCAGGACAGCGTAATTTCCTTGATGGAGTATAATACTACTATGCCGACATCTAGAACTGATAGAGAAAATGACGAGGCGATAATCGCGGTCTGTAATTTGTCAGAGAATTTCACTTACGACGATGTTAATCCGGAGATCACCATGGATG TGATGATCTTGAAGCTGTTCGACTCCTTGACTCCTCTTGATCAGCTGCTTCTGAAGTGTGCCTCCGTCATTGGGGAAACCGTGAACAGACACATGCTGGAGCACCTGATGTCTGTTACCTCTAAAAGAGAAGTTGGACTTG CTGTTCTGAAGCTGTTCGAGATACGAGTGTTTGGCTGCGCAATCGGAGACTTCTCCAGGAACACCGGTCCAATAATCTTCATCAGAAACATGCGGAATCCCAGTTCAGAGATAGACGTCTTCTGCAACTGCATTGGCCTCAACATTCCAG AGGAACTGGAAGACTTACCAAGATATGCGTCTTGTGGTCTGATGAGGTTCAAGATGACGATGTTTAGAGACACCACATATCG ATTACTCACGGAGAATCAAAAGATGGAGCTCCACAGTCAGGCACTGAAATACCTCCAACAGTATACGAGACGTTGTGTGTCCTGCGGCGAAGGACAGTTCGCGAAACTGCTGGGAAAGATATCTAAAAAAGAAGAACGAAGGAAGAGAACCACGAACATAGACGATATATTCGGAACAGTGAGGTTCGACGAGGAGCCCATCAccaaaaaagagaagaaaggtgAGT AAATTGAGATTGCTCCAAGATGTAATTAcagtttgataattataacagaacaGAAGCCATTCCTCTCCTGCTTGAACATCTTCCGACGCGTAGAAAAGAAGCCTACGGTTACGTTTTCAGACGTGGACTTCACAGATTGCCAGTGTCATCTGATACTTATGACAGTGTATACCCAAATACTGGAACACTGTCGAGGAATTG GAAACACTGAGATGACACTAACCGCCATTTTGGAGTTCGTCGAAATCTGCCTGGTAAACTATAACATACCGCAAGCTCGAAAGCTTCTCACAGAAGGAGAGACAGTTCTGAGCgag CTGTTCAAGTCCAAAGAGGATGAAATGGTGCTGCTACCTTACTTCACCGCCAAGATTCAAACTCTTCAAGGTCAGTGTTTCCTTGAGACCGGTTCCATATTCGAGGCGGAGCATATCCTGGAATTGGcgctggaaaatttgggatacaAGTTCCCCAGGATCGAGGTGGTGATCGACATGAATTCGATGATGCAGCTGACTAAGCTTAAGATGAACCTTGCGTACACGAAGGATTGGAATATGGACACCGATGAGGAGGCGGCGAGCAGCGAGTACACGGAACAGCTGGCTGTGTGCTTGGCTCGCATGTTTGATCTCTTCAGG ATCAAAGGTATGAAGAAGCACGCACGTCTGGCATCGATCTGGAGCCTGAACGCCGCTCTGGCATCCAACAGAAACCTCTTCGTCCTCTCAACCTCCTACAAAAACATGCTGATCACCGCCCACATGTACCAAGACAG ATCCGTGATACCACACCTGGAGCAAAGAAGCATCAACATCTGCAGCGAAAGCAAAGAAGCTCTCGAAGCGCAGGAATTGAACATGGTAGCCGAACTGTACACAGGAATATTCTTCTCACGCTGGGTCAGAGGACAGATATCGAAGGCCACCCGAATAGGCTTCATCTGCAGCAGAATAGCCACCGCCATCGGCTCCATGTATCTGCAACTGCTGATTTTTCCTAGGCTGGCGCATCTTCTGATGGTCTCATGCCGGCACCCTGAAGTGGTCACTCAGCTCCGTGAATTAG agtttgtgtCGAGAAATGATCTGGACAAGTCAGCGCGTACCTGGTACTACGCACTGTGCGCTGATGTTCACTTGGACACGGGGTTGACGGTTCTGTCCTTCCAGTCTTGCGAGAAGTATTTTCTGCGGGAGGGTGAGCAGATGATTAGTCTGCACGACCCGGAGGCGGAGAGGCGGTACTTTATTTCCATGTGGCTCTG GTGTGTCAGGACCGAACAGTGGGAGGCTGCTAGAGTCTGGAGTGGAAGGAGCGTGGACAGTGCACCCATCATGGACGAGCACACAGTGGCAGCAACGATTACATCCTGTAAAAAGCTTGAGGGTCTACTAATTTTGTATG TTCACAGAGTAAACAGCAGAAACGCTGCCGCCACTGCAACCATGACGGAAATAAAAGCCttgttaaaagaaataaaagacgTCGTCAAGATTGTTCGAATAGCGATTCCCAG GTACATGTTAATGAAAGCGTACTACTACATGATACAATTCCACAAGAGCACAGCATTGAGCTTGCTGAGGAGGTTGAAGAAAGTGTGTCTGAAGGTGGAGAACAAAATGATACACGTGTGGGCGATGCATTGTGAAAAG GCGTGGTCGGGTGGAATATCTCCTGTTCAGCAGGATATGTGGAACGAAAATGCGAAGAGTCCGGTGGACGTCGAGTGGGATGAAATTAACGTGAACGAGTCGACGATGGTTTCCTTCACTTTCCCTCTACCTAAATATcgcaattaa